In the genome of Saprospira sp. CCB-QB6, one region contains:
- a CDS encoding ABC-F family ATP-binding cassette domain-containing protein has product MNYLSVEGLNKAYGDRVLFTDITFYINQGDKVALVAKNGTGKTSLLRTLAGEESPEGGKVWLHPNIQTVFLKQEPNMSPLLTVFEAVYQSANPIMQALANYEKAMKQPENAEHLQKALSDMDRLNAWNYDQKVKMILSVLKVDYLDRPLGQLSGGQKKRVALAKVLIDEPDFLILDEPTNHLDLDMIEWLQDYLKQAKITLLTVTHDRYFLDAVCNQILELDQQELFKYAGNYSQFLEKKALRQANEAANLARTKKLYKKELEWMRRQPQARGTKAKSRVDDFYQIEAKAKKKTEEGELELDIQMSRLGSKILELHNISKSYRGQILFEKLDYKFRKRDRLGIIGRNGTGKSTLLNIITQNLASDTGKVVHGETLKIGYYTQANMQIKTDKKALDVVRDIADYIPMNGGKKLSASQLMERFLFDPSKQQTFISKLSGGELRRLHLLCILMDNPNFLILDEPTNDLDIVSLQVLEEFLQEFPGCVLLVSHDRYFMDRIVEHVFVLGEGSQVRDFPGNYTDYRLAQAEAQKAEQLQKEAEKKVEKQKVEVKKSRNPSKEERKEIKKLERQIEKLEEKKQKLSEGFNDSSLSSEQIVELSKELNLIQEELDEKEMQWMELVEELS; this is encoded by the coding sequence ATGAATTACCTCAGCGTAGAGGGCCTGAATAAAGCCTATGGCGATCGCGTCCTCTTTACCGATATTACCTTCTATATCAACCAAGGCGATAAAGTAGCCTTGGTGGCCAAAAACGGAACGGGCAAAACCTCTTTGCTCCGTACCCTAGCCGGCGAAGAAAGCCCAGAAGGCGGAAAAGTTTGGCTACATCCCAATATCCAAACCGTTTTCCTCAAGCAAGAGCCCAATATGAGCCCCCTGCTTACGGTCTTTGAAGCCGTCTACCAATCGGCCAACCCCATCATGCAAGCCTTGGCCAATTATGAAAAGGCCATGAAGCAACCCGAAAATGCCGAGCATTTGCAAAAAGCACTCAGCGATATGGATCGCCTAAATGCTTGGAATTATGACCAAAAGGTCAAAATGATTCTCTCCGTCCTTAAAGTAGATTATCTGGACCGCCCCCTCGGCCAACTTTCTGGTGGACAAAAAAAACGGGTGGCCCTAGCCAAAGTCCTCATCGACGAACCCGATTTCCTTATCTTGGATGAGCCCACCAACCACCTCGATCTCGATATGATTGAGTGGCTACAAGATTATCTCAAGCAAGCTAAAATCACCTTGCTAACCGTTACCCACGACCGCTATTTCCTAGATGCCGTTTGTAACCAAATCCTAGAACTGGACCAGCAAGAACTCTTCAAATATGCTGGCAATTATAGCCAGTTTTTAGAGAAAAAAGCCCTGCGCCAAGCCAATGAGGCCGCCAACTTGGCCCGAACCAAAAAGCTCTACAAAAAAGAGCTGGAATGGATGCGCAGACAACCCCAAGCCCGTGGCACTAAGGCCAAATCTAGAGTAGATGACTTCTACCAAATTGAGGCCAAGGCCAAGAAAAAAACCGAAGAAGGCGAACTCGAACTCGATATCCAAATGAGCCGCCTAGGCTCCAAAATCCTTGAGCTACACAATATCTCTAAAAGCTATCGCGGACAAATTCTCTTCGAGAAGCTGGATTATAAGTTCAGAAAACGAGACCGCCTAGGCATTATTGGCCGAAACGGTACAGGTAAATCTACCCTACTCAATATTATTACCCAAAACCTGGCCTCCGATACCGGCAAAGTGGTGCATGGGGAAACCCTTAAAATTGGCTATTATACCCAAGCCAATATGCAAATCAAAACCGATAAAAAGGCCCTAGATGTGGTCCGCGATATTGCTGATTATATTCCTATGAATGGCGGCAAAAAGCTATCGGCCTCCCAACTGATGGAGCGCTTTTTATTTGACCCCAGCAAACAACAAACCTTCATTTCTAAATTGAGTGGAGGAGAGCTGCGCCGCCTACATTTACTTTGCATCCTGATGGATAACCCCAACTTCCTGATTCTGGATGAGCCCACCAATGATTTAGATATCGTTAGTTTACAGGTCCTTGAAGAGTTTTTACAGGAGTTTCCCGGCTGCGTGCTTTTGGTTTCTCACGACCGCTATTTTATGGACCGTATTGTAGAGCATGTTTTTGTTTTAGGCGAAGGCAGCCAGGTCCGTGATTTCCCTGGCAACTATACCGATTACCGCCTAGCCCAAGCCGAGGCCCAAAAAGCCGAACAGCTACAAAAAGAAGCCGAAAAAAAGGTCGAAAAACAAAAGGTAGAAGTCAAAAAGAGCCGAAACCCCTCTAAAGAGGAACGCAAAGAAATCAAAAAGCTAGAACGCCAAATCGAAAAGCTGGAAGAGAAAAAACAAAAACTTTCCGAAGGCTTTAATGATAGCAGCCTGAGCAGCGAGCAAATTGTAGAATTATCCAAAGAGCTCAATCTCATCCAAGAAGAGCTGGACGAGAAAGAAATGCAATGGATGGAACTCGTTGAAGAACTTAGCTAA
- a CDS encoding M15 family metallopeptidase, translated as MIKTVSTLFMLAMSSFVWGQKQAALAALEAAYPDAFLEVNEREIIWKDGSRMPFDDGRTKTFLQLLTEPDLEDQIAAMPYPRGLSATPLRGEDPGRVRYEPFFKKMYGASAGEVRKNLKTVIWLPKSLGIKLQMTEVNGVADKLQALSNRLDTMPHLHKYLQNPGGTFNWRKIAGTNRQSMHSFGMTIDINVAYSNYWRWAVKGNDPEGKRIIAYKNRIPMELVLLFEEYGFIWGGKWYHYDTMHFEYRPELLQKMP; from the coding sequence ATGATAAAAACAGTAAGTACCCTCTTTATGCTCGCTATGTCTAGCTTTGTTTGGGGGCAAAAACAGGCGGCCTTAGCGGCTTTAGAAGCGGCTTATCCCGATGCTTTTTTGGAAGTGAATGAGCGGGAGATTATTTGGAAAGATGGCAGCCGCATGCCCTTTGATGATGGGCGAACAAAAACATTTTTGCAGTTATTGACGGAGCCGGATTTGGAGGACCAAATTGCAGCCATGCCTTATCCTAGGGGCTTGAGTGCAACGCCTTTGCGAGGGGAAGATCCTGGTCGGGTGCGTTATGAGCCCTTTTTTAAGAAAATGTATGGGGCTTCGGCTGGGGAGGTGCGTAAAAACTTAAAAACCGTAATTTGGTTGCCAAAGAGTTTGGGCATCAAGTTGCAAATGACGGAGGTAAATGGGGTGGCGGATAAGTTGCAGGCTTTGTCCAATCGTTTGGATACGATGCCTCATTTGCATAAATACTTGCAAAATCCGGGGGGGACCTTCAACTGGCGAAAAATTGCGGGGACCAATCGGCAGAGCATGCATAGTTTTGGCATGACCATCGATATCAATGTGGCCTATTCGAATTATTGGCGTTGGGCCGTCAAAGGCAATGATCCAGAGGGAAAGCGGATCATTGCCTATAAAAACCGCATTCCGATGGAGTTGGTCCTTTTATTTGAGGAATACGGTTTTATTTGGGGGGGCAAATGGTATCATTATGATACTATGCACTTTGAATATCGGCCCGAATTATTGCAAAAAATGCCTTAG
- a CDS encoding AMP nucleosidase, which translates to MKTKKAIVENWLPRYTDTPLEDFGKYILLTNFSNYVQLFADRYGVEIRGKGKAMQTATADGITIINFGMGSPNAATIMDLLSAIKPKACLFLGKCGGLRNQKNKVGDWILPIAAIRGEGTSNDYFPPEIPALPSFALQKAISTTIRDHNLDYWTGTVYTTNRRVWEYDEDFKEYLRKMRCLAIDMETATLFIAAFQNKISAGALLLVSDMPMTPEGVKTDSSDNKVTANYVEEHLDMGIGSLKQIMNDGLTVRHLKF; encoded by the coding sequence ATGAAAACTAAAAAAGCAATTGTAGAAAACTGGCTCCCACGCTATACGGACACCCCTCTAGAAGACTTTGGCAAATATATTTTGCTGACTAACTTCAGCAATTATGTACAACTCTTTGCCGATCGCTATGGCGTAGAAATTCGCGGAAAAGGCAAAGCCATGCAAACCGCCACCGCCGATGGCATTACGATCATCAACTTCGGAATGGGAAGTCCCAATGCCGCTACAATCATGGATCTGCTCTCCGCCATCAAACCCAAAGCCTGCCTTTTCTTGGGCAAATGTGGGGGCTTGCGCAACCAAAAAAATAAAGTGGGCGACTGGATTCTCCCCATCGCCGCTATCCGTGGCGAAGGTACTTCTAACGACTATTTCCCACCAGAAATCCCGGCCCTCCCCTCTTTTGCCCTCCAAAAAGCCATCTCTACGACCATTCGCGACCATAATCTAGATTATTGGACGGGGACCGTATATACCACCAACCGCCGCGTCTGGGAATATGATGAGGATTTTAAAGAATATCTCCGCAAAATGCGCTGCCTCGCTATTGATATGGAAACCGCTACCCTATTTATCGCAGCCTTCCAAAATAAAATCTCTGCCGGGGCCCTCTTGCTCGTTTCCGATATGCCCATGACGCCAGAAGGCGTAAAAACAGATAGTAGCGATAATAAAGTTACCGCCAATTATGTAGAGGAACATCTCGATATGGGCATTGGCTCCCTCAAGCAAATCATGAACGATGGCTTGACCGTTCGCCACCTCAAATTCTAA
- a CDS encoding haloacid dehalogenase type II, protein MNSRRNFIKQSSALVALGGLSLNQLQQKEENMHTEKNENRPKVLFFDVNETLLDLTAMRKNVAKALNNREDLLPLWFTTMLQYSLVMTSARQYQDFGIIGAAALQMVAANQGITISAEEAKQAIVGPLRSLPPHPEVKAALAKLKKAGFKLVSFTNSSNAGVKTQFTNAQLLDYFDDRLSVEDIGKYKPHADAYDWAARKMAVNPKDCMLIAAHGWDIAGAIWANWRTAFISRAGAQLFPLAPAPELQEVNLDKIANQLIKLK, encoded by the coding sequence ATGAACAGCAGAAGAAATTTCATCAAGCAGTCATCCGCCTTAGTTGCTCTAGGCGGCCTTTCGCTCAACCAGCTTCAACAAAAAGAAGAAAATATGCATACAGAAAAAAACGAAAATCGCCCCAAAGTTTTGTTCTTTGATGTCAATGAAACACTTCTTGACCTTACCGCCATGCGCAAGAATGTAGCTAAAGCACTAAATAATCGTGAAGACCTGCTTCCACTTTGGTTTACCACCATGTTGCAATATTCTTTAGTCATGACCTCGGCTCGCCAATATCAAGATTTTGGTATTATTGGCGCTGCTGCCCTACAAATGGTAGCAGCTAATCAGGGAATAACAATAAGCGCTGAAGAGGCAAAACAAGCCATTGTTGGCCCACTCCGCTCCTTGCCCCCTCATCCAGAGGTAAAAGCGGCACTAGCAAAGCTCAAAAAAGCAGGATTTAAGCTGGTCTCCTTTACCAACTCCTCTAATGCTGGTGTAAAAACCCAATTTACCAATGCTCAATTGCTCGACTACTTTGATGATCGCCTAAGTGTAGAAGATATCGGAAAGTATAAACCGCATGCAGATGCTTATGATTGGGCCGCCAGAAAAATGGCTGTTAATCCCAAAGATTGTATGCTGATTGCCGCTCATGGTTGGGATATCGCTGGGGCAATTTGGGCCAATTGGCGAACAGCCTTTATTAGCAGAGCTGGAGCACAACTCTTTCCCCTCGCTCCAGCCCCCGAATTACAAGAAGTTAACTTAGATAAAATTGCCAACCAACTCATCAAGCTGAAGTAA